The following coding sequences are from one Treponema bryantii window:
- a CDS encoding RluA family pseudouridine synthase, which translates to MEFKDFTTGKNDDGRRLDRVLRIFLKDKSLGEIYKLLRKGLIKVNQQKAKPDSHINEGDVISIAAFLINSNPDNNNYEPKFENSTETICNLDIVFENQHILIINKPYGISVHGSDNNENGLDKAVLAYYQSKYKNKDAENTSLSFRPGPLHRLDRNTIGLLAFSLSLEGAKWFSEGIKNHTIQKKYYGLAEGKLENKEIWEDKLASADKLENGFYTVMQSADGQPAQTTATPLAYGMLNDKQVTLVEYVIKTGRKHQIRAQSKIHGHPLAGDKAYGGTQIKTKYKELNHEYYLQAYSLTIPDDNPISLPSEIKTGLSLDFVRLLEYCEIRNPGL; encoded by the coding sequence ATGGAATTTAAGGATTTTACAACCGGTAAAAATGACGACGGCAGACGACTTGACCGGGTTCTGAGAATCTTTTTGAAAGATAAAAGTCTTGGAGAAATCTACAAACTGCTCAGAAAAGGTCTTATAAAGGTAAATCAGCAGAAAGCCAAGCCAGATTCTCATATAAATGAAGGTGATGTTATTTCAATCGCTGCGTTTCTTATAAACAGCAATCCTGATAATAATAATTACGAGCCAAAGTTTGAAAATTCCACAGAAACTATCTGCAATCTCGATATAGTCTTTGAAAATCAGCATATCTTAATAATCAATAAGCCTTATGGAATATCAGTTCATGGAAGTGATAATAATGAAAATGGACTGGATAAAGCGGTACTGGCTTATTATCAATCAAAATATAAAAACAAAGATGCAGAAAATACATCACTCTCCTTTCGACCCGGACCGCTTCACAGACTGGATAGAAATACAATCGGCTTACTGGCCTTTTCATTGAGCCTGGAAGGAGCAAAATGGTTTTCTGAAGGCATTAAAAATCATACAATTCAAAAAAAATATTACGGACTTGCAGAAGGAAAACTTGAAAATAAAGAGATTTGGGAAGATAAACTTGCTTCTGCAGATAAACTTGAAAACGGATTTTATACAGTAATGCAGAGTGCTGATGGCCAGCCTGCACAGACAACTGCAACTCCCCTTGCCTATGGAATGCTCAATGATAAGCAGGTAACTTTAGTTGAATATGTTATTAAAACCGGCCGGAAACATCAGATTCGTGCGCAGAGTAAAATCCACGGACATCCTCTTGCAGGCGACAAAGCCTATGGAGGAACTCAAATCAAAACAAAATATAAAGAATTGAATCATGAATACTACCTGCAGGCTTATAGTCTAACAATTCCAGACGATAATCCGATTTCTTTACCTTCAGAAATAAAAACAGGGCTTTCTTTGGACTTTGTCAGGCTATTAGAATATTGTGAAATTAGAAATCCTGGTTTATAA
- a CDS encoding divergent PAP2 family protein, whose protein sequence is MTEDISFTQQFILFFHNPIFLSCIFSWLGAQFLKTAINLIYGRIHSFSELLEVMIWRTGSMPSSHSALVTALCVTIGFRHGFHSDLFVFSLCFFLVVIRDAFGVRRSSGIQAKKLNEIGNELKDKDILNNYKTLKEVDGHTPMEVLCGCLVGFFIALSFSLLK, encoded by the coding sequence ATGACAGAAGATATTTCTTTTACTCAGCAATTCATACTTTTTTTTCATAATCCTATTTTTCTATCATGTATATTCAGCTGGCTTGGAGCACAATTTTTAAAAACAGCAATAAATCTTATTTATGGACGTATTCATTCATTTTCAGAATTACTTGAAGTTATGATCTGGCGTACTGGAAGTATGCCGTCCAGTCATTCAGCTCTTGTTACAGCACTCTGTGTAACAATAGGTTTCCGTCATGGATTTCATTCTGATTTGTTTGTTTTTTCTCTATGTTTTTTCCTTGTAGTAATTAGAGATGCATTTGGAGTACGCCGTTCCAGTGGTATTCAGGCTAAAAAACTCAATGAAATTGGAAATGAATTAAAAGATAAAGATATCTTAAACAACTATAAAACCTTAAAAGAGGTAGATGGACATACTCCAATGGAAGTTCTTTGCGGTTGTCTTGTAGGATTCTTTATTGCACTTTCATTTTCATTATTAAAGTAG